The Ipomoea triloba cultivar NCNSP0323 chromosome 13, ASM357664v1 genomic interval TAATTTGATTGACAATTTAAGTGTAAAACTGCACTTATCAAATGCGTATATGCGTGGTTGTTAGTTCTGTGTTTCTgcctatatatatttgattccCCTTTAGTCCTCTAAGCTCATTATGTCAACATGATGTTGAGGACAGGTGCAAAAGACATTAGTTTAGTCTGAGGAAGCAGGCAGAAGAAAGGAGTGAAGAGGAGAAGTGATTCAATAATTGGCAACACATATATGTTGAATAGGAGGGAGCTACAGCCTGCCTACAAGAGCAATGTGTTTTTGTGGGGAAGGCACAAAATACCCAAATCGTCCTGTTGCAGAGGCTTGTGGCTTTAAGATCAAGTAAACACATAAATCTGAGTATGCAGTCCAGTTATAGCAATCTCAGTATGGTGAGTGATTGGACAAAAGGTGATCCAGATGTCTTCACTACCAATACTAGCAAACCAGGATGGTGCAATGTGGATCCTGATGAAGCAAAGAGGAGTGCGATTGTAAGTATGATGGACTTGGGAGCAGATTCTGTGAGCGTGAGGTGCCTATTTCGAGCACTTGTATCAATCAATGCTCTGGGCATAGCCTATGCCGAGGTGGATTTTGTCAGGTAAGTTGCACTCATCATGGACCAGAAGATTAATGGAATTATTTTCTCACTGAGCAATGGAGTAGGTTCACATTTTCTGTTAATTTTACCATTTGACCCTTTAAATGCAAACATCCAAGTTCTTCCTAAGAATCCTGGCATAGCAAAACTTCTTCTGTTTTTTAGTACAACACTTGTACTTTTTAGCAATTGACGACTGACGAGATACCTACCTGCTTATCTGCAGTGTCACACACTCACACTGATTGGTTTGGGGTTGATTGCAGTGCTCCCTCTGTTCTGTACTCCATTGGAGACTGGCCAAAGTGGCTTCGACCAGCCAAAGTAAACATTCTTCTCTTGAATCTGTTAGTTAATATTGAAGCTGGGGTGGAGAAGAGAGGGCCACTCATCCATGTTTATGATTTGCCCCCAGAGTATAACAGTCTTCTCTTGGAGGTTTCAACACTTTCTGCCAATTGTTTCTCAAGTGTTTTAGTTAAAGGATTCAGGTTGGGAGTAACATATTTCTCCTTCTCTTCATCACAGCTTTCTTCCACTTTAGTACTTGAAGAGGACGATTCAGGTTGATGATGCAAACTAGTCACTGATTGAGGCACAGTTTCCTTTTCTACGTGAACTTGAGTACAAGGCTCATCCCGGCTGTTAACCTCTGGATCTCCAAAAGGCTTGTGGTATATTGTAATAGCAAGTGTATCATTATGCTGTTGCCTGTTGATCACTGCCTCTAGCTTGGAGAAAGGGTGTCTTGCTCAGCCTGGTTTTTCTTGTGGGTCTTTTGCGAAAATAGCTGGCATTGCACTGGAATTTTATGTATTGGTTTGGGTTGTTCACTTGTTTAGAAATGAATATTTCAGTACAAAATCATAATGCAACCTCCCAAATTTTCAACATTCAGACAATaacaaaattcaacaattatccatcttctctctgtctctctgtGGGGTATTCATTTGGCACAACATTTGGAAATATAAAATGGTTAAAGGTAGGAGACTCAAGCTGTCAAGAATTTGGTTTTGGGTTATGATGTGTATTGAGTTCAGGTGACAACCATAGTTCTGTGTTCCTTGGAAACAAATGTTCCTCTGTGTGTTTCATCATagtttctttttcctttctcaGATGCACTTTAATGCTTTGAGGCCTATTCAATTTGTAATTTCCATCTTAAATTCTTAATAAGCCATTATTTGTGGTAATCATTTGAGATTGAAGAAGCTCAAGAGCGTATGACTAAAAAAACTATTGCTTTTTGTCTTACTATGAAGAAATGTTTCCTTTTATCAAACTGTAAACTGTTTCCTGAAACTTCATTCAAATGAACTAGTAACTTGGTAGAACTTATTTCAAAAAAAGTAACTTGGTAGAACTATTGTGAATTTTAGCTCTTAAGTTTGTCAAGTGCGTTTGTACATTTGCTTTCTTATATATTATTACTccaataagttaaaaaaaaatgtttatgaatatAGGAGGATGGAACTCAAATAAAGCAAATTCAATATGAGTTTGGAGATGCAACTGCATGGTACGAGGCAACCGGTGGTCTCAAGAAAAGGAGGGTGTTTTTTATTTGGATTAGATACCCAACACTATTTCTCCCAGGTTGCGAGGCAAAGGAAGTCAAATTCTAGACAATCATCATCGCATGCAACTTATGAGGAATAAATTAAGCAattaaaggaagagaacaaGAGGATCTTAGAGCAACATCAGAAGATCATTTGAACACTTACAAAGGCTGGAACCACATCTTGCTGTATTTAGTGCAAATTCGCAGTACTTCTAATCAACTGATAGAGTCAACAGCCATGAAAGcagtggatttttttttatgctaCTTGTGTATATAAATGTAGGAAGTATTTTGAATTGTAAAGTAATTTTTTGGAGATGGATATTAGAATTGATACATTATATGACGAtaattaaataagatataataattaaactaatttagatataaaaatatattttaaaataattgagatgatttttcataaatataataaattgaaaagacaacagtaataaattaaaaaattgcatTATTAAAGTTGCTaagtttatatattaattaatgtataATGGGAAATGAATTTTTTAGTTATTGAAAAGACAACAGTAAGTCAGTAATAGATAATTGCATTATTAAAGTTGCCAACTTTATATATTactaaattaataatgtataattGGGAAAGGAATTGTTTTCAGATCAGATCAGACTGTTGCTTAGCTTGCATATTTGATCGATCTAGCTTTCAGTGTGCAATACCAAAAATTGGAActacatatatattcttaccatccagcaaattaaattaaagattggAATTGAGAGATAGATTAGATGGGTTGTGTTGCTTTAACTTCTCTGATTAAAACCATTGAGATTGAGTTTCTTGGGCAAACACCAAGGGTAAGCCTGTctctccatcatcatcatcgagCAGGAATCGAGTCTTTCCTTGAAAACCTTTCTACTTTGCGAGCCCTTCTCCAGGTAGAATCCAGTGGTGATGGTGGTGCACTCAAAGTCAGAGATTTAGAAATGGAAATCAGAGACTTTGCACTCAAAGCTGAAGACGACATTGAACTACACCTTAGCAACATCCTTCTCGCTCATCAACACGGAGGAGAAAAAGCTGCAGCTTGCCATCAACTCCTCCATCAAACTTTGCAAGAAGCTGCAAAAAATGTAACAGACCTGTTAGAGTCATCAAAAATGAGTAGTGCTACTGTTGCTTTAACTATTCTCCTCAAAAAAATTCAACACTTCCCAACGGTGTTTGGTTGTGATGGAACAGCAGAATTCTCACAACAGCTTTATACACTGCGAGACTGCTTATTTCAGGAGAGGAATTCCAATATTTCTGGTGCTGGAATCAAAATATTGGAAACCAAAATCAGAAACTTCGCACTCAAAACTGAAGATGACCTCCATACAACAAAAAGACTTCCTTCTAGACAAACACACCATACATCAACAAAAACCTTCCCAGAAACTCCGTCACACCTTGCAAGAAGCAGCAGAAAGCGCAAGAGAGTTGTTGAACATAATCAACTGTAGTAGAAGCAGCAAtcaagttgatgatgatgatgatgatgaggcaaatcaaattcaaccatcaaatacTTGGTTAAAACATTCTATCGCTGCGAATGTTGAGTCTGATGGATCCACCTCGTATGGCTTTATAAAGCCTGAGGGCAGAATGGTTGGTCGTGACCATGATTGTACAGTCATAACGAAACAACTCTCTTCTGGTGATTGTGGACTAAATATAATCTCAATTATTGGAATGATGGGTATTGGAAAGACGAATGTTGCAAGAAATGTGTATGAAGATCTATCAGTTGCATCCTATTTCAATGTAAGAGGTTGGGTTACTCTACCCCATCCTCCACACTACAATAAGAGCAGAATGCTAAGCCAACTTCTTCAGTCAATTACACCAGTAGAAGAGCcaaatgtaattaaaaaggGAAGCACTCCTCATGAACTACAAATGCAGGTACTCAAATGCTTTCGTGGTAAGAAGTATCTAATTGTTTTGGACAACATTATGAGCCAGCAAACTTGGGTCCAAGCTTGGATTGACATCATGAGCTTGTTTCTTCAAATGGATTAGTTGGAAGTTACATATTACTAACCACTAGACACAACTTCAACCTAACTGTCCACGCGGGGAGATATTTCCATATCCGCCATAAGATGACTTTGCTAGatccaaaaaaaatttgggaattattttgtaatatccTTTCTATTGATGAAGAGCACTTGGCccctaaatttgaaaaaattaggaACCATGTTGTGGAGAAGTGTGATGGATTACCCCAACTAATTATTGAAGTTGCCAAGCGTTTATCTAAATGCGACAACATACAACAAGGGTGGAAAAAGATTGAAAAGGAATTAGAGTCATTGGGACTACTAGATCGCAATGTACTCAGGGTTAGTTACAATATGTTGCCACATCATTTGAAAGTTTGCTTTCTATACTTTGGGGTCTTCCCAAAACGTAAAAGAATTCTTGTTAAAATGCTTATAAGGTTGTGGATTGCTGAGGGATTTGTGAAGCCATTGAAACATACGGAGTTAGAAGATCAAGCTTATGTATACTTACAAGAGCTTATTGATAGAAGTCTTCTCTTAATTGAAGATCGAAGTTGTAACgacaaaataaaaacttgtagaATGCACAGTGCCTTACATAGCTTCTGCGTAGGAGAAGCTCAAAAAGGAAGTATTTTATGTGCAGTAAATACTCAGCAACATTCAGAATTGCCATTGGACACATTTGCAAATTCATGTCGTTGGCTAAGTTTTTACTCACACAGCTTTGACTATTATGTTCTCTTTAGAACAAATATCCCTCgctccattttcttctttcttgaAAATCCTGAAATGTTTGTTCCTCCCAAGCTGTTAAGAGTTTTGGCTTTTGATACTTCTATATCACTTCAAAGAGTGCCAGTTCAATTAATAGGTTTAGTTTTTCTGAGATACCTATCCATAACACAATGGTTTGAGTGTCAAATAATCCAAATTTAGAGACACTTGTTGTTTCCGGTAATGGAGCCCCAACATTCCATTTGCCATCTAGTATTTGGAAGCCACCAAACTTAAGGCATCTCGAACTTGGCAATTCATATATGGTAGATCCTCCAAGTGCAGATAAAAAGAATTTACAAACATTATCTTGGGTGGTGAGACCAATTCATTGCAGACAAAATGTGTACAACAAGTTCCCTAACATAAAAAAGCTTAAAATATTGCTAAAGGATGACATAGAGAACCCTAGTCACATTGGAGGATGTTGCAGCAATCCTATTATTTTGGATCATTTTGACTATTTGGAAGGGCTTGAGAAGCTTAGCATTTCGGTTTCTATTGGTTGCAATGTAGCCCTTCCAGAATAGTGTATGTATCCTTCAAGACTGGAGAAGTTGAAGTTGAGTGGGACTAATATTTCTGAGAGGGATTTAAATGTAATTGCCATGTTACCCCATCTTAAGGTGCTCAAGTTGGAAAATGCCTTCCATGGAATAGTATGGGAAGTAGCTGAAGGAGGATTTCAGAAATTAATATTCTTGCTCCTAGAAGCTAAAGAACTCAAGCAGTGGGAACTTAGATGGAATCAGTTTCGGATGCTCAGGCACTTAGTCTTAAGATTGTTTGGAACAAATCCCAATTGGTTTTGCAGAAATTTACACCTTGAGGTCAATTGAGTTGGATGTGTAAGTCTTCCCTTGTAGCTTCTGCCAAGCAGTTACAACAGAAAGGAAGATCCAAGGATGTTGAGGTTAGAAGCTAAAGcatgtttctttttatttcttttttattcaatGTTTACTTTCTTTACAAAATCAGTTAGTATTTCTTTTTTCTGATCTCATTTGTTTTTGTGCATTATTTTTCACAGAATACACATACAGAATTGTCTATGTAAGATGACTTGGCCGGCGAGCCTCATAGTAAATAACTGTTGGGAAAACGGTATGTGTTTGGTTACATGTGTCTTAGCTTGctcctatatttttatttgcatGCCAAATACATATAGCtgcatatataaaaaataaattcaatatattGGTTAAGATTTAATGATTCCTCATTAATAGAATTAAGAAACCCGCAGATTGAGTATCCAGAAGTTGGTCTTGAAAGATAGGCTCAAGAGCTTTGTACTGTATTAAAAAGACGGTGGATAACTTTTTATTAGCAAACATTATATTGTGAAGGAGAAGAAGTTGTATGTTGGATGGTCACTAAAGATCTACTACTACTTCATGTGTATATGTGACTGGGGCAAGGAAGGTATTTCATCTCATTTGGTGCCTATATGTGATGATCATACTACTTTAATTTGCATCTCTGTTTCTTTTCTCTACCTCTGGCAATATAATTAATCCCGAGTACTAATGTGCTTTTGCAGATTGGTATGCGATTTGAATACTTTTTTGATAACTGGGAAGCTAAGCTGCTAGTAGTCTAAGTATTGAAGATGTAGAGGTAAGAagaattaattagttatttcATTCTAATTGAAGGATGGATGTGTTTTGTTTCaactaaaactttaaattcataGTGAGACtacacttattatttttatatatttttaaccaCATCTTCTAGCAGGCTGCAAATATATCTGATGAGAATGTGTATTCCAAATATGCTATATTAATAAACTAGCTACTAATTATATTCGATCTTATTAATAATTCAAAGATCAAATTGGATTACTATTTGTATTTGGAAACAAATCACCTAGGGtaaatgaatgaaaattttgCCTTGCAGCCTGAAATAaaatagcaataataataataataataatgcagcATATATGTTGTAAGCTGTTGTTTGAGAAATGAAAGATATTAATTTGAAAAAGTAAGGAGTTTTATATATGTGATACCTTAATATAATAACTGCAAAGTTATAGATATAGAGTAGTGATGACTTGGTGAAGATCACAGTTTAGTTAACTAATACAAATTAATATAGTATTTGATCTATTATAAAACATGACTGGTTTTCtggtttctttaattttcaaaaaatgcattatatttgATATTCTTTGACACACAAATGTTACATTTCTGGATGGATGATTTGCAGGGCATGAAGGGTAAACTTGCTCAATCTCACATGCATAATTGAGAGAGAGTTGTGGATTGGTTCCTTGTGAATGTAAGATGCTATTGCAGAGTTCCAAAATATGCTTGCTAGCTAATAGATGGTATTGAAATTAACA includes:
- the LOC116002037 gene encoding uncharacterized protein LOC116002037 yields the protein MGCVALTSLIKTIEIEFLGQTPRVSLSLHHHHRAGIESFLENLSTLRALLQVESSGDGGALKVRDLEMEIRDFALKAEDDIELHLSNILLAHQHGGEKAAACHQLLHQTLQEAAKNVTDLLESSKMSSATVALTILLKKIQHFPTVFGCDGTAEFSQQLYTLRDCLFQERNSNISGAGIKILETKIRNFALKTEDDLHTTKRLPSRQTHHTSTKTFPETPSHLARSSRKRKRVVEHNQL
- the LOC116001116 gene encoding putative late blight resistance protein homolog R1B-17, with the protein product MGIGKTNVARNVYEDLSVASYFNVRGWVTLPHPPHYNKSRMLSQLLQSITPVEEPNVIKKGSTPHELQMQVLKCFREHLAPKFEKIRNHVVEKCDGLPQLIIEVAKRLSKCDNIQQGWKKIEKELESLGLLDRNVLRVSYNMLPHHLKVCFLYFGVFPKRKRILVKMLIRLWIAEGFVKPLKHTELEDQAYVYLQELIDRSLLLIEDRSCNDKIKTCRMHSALHSFCVGEAQKGSILCAVNTQQHSELPLDTFANSCRWLSFYSHSFDYYVLFRTNIPRSIFFFLENPEMFVPPKLLRVLAFDTSISLQRVPVQLIETLVVSGNGAPTFHLPSSIWKPPNLRHLELGNSYMVDPPSADKKNLQTLSWVVRPIHCRQNVYNKFPNIKKLKILLKDDIENPSHIGGCCSNPIILDHFDYLEGLEKLSISVSIGCNVALPE